From a region of the Rhodococcus sp. 4CII genome:
- a CDS encoding acyl-CoA dehydrogenase family protein, which yields MINLELPKKLKASANQAHQVAAEIFRPISRKYDLAEHAYPKELDTMAAMVEGLNDSGKGAAGAALGRGDEPKVIGNVNGGNMSSLMNVIETCWGDVGLTLAIPYQGLGNSAIAAVATDEQLERFGKVWASMAITEPGFGSDSAAVTTTAVLDGDEYVLNGEKIFVTAGERSTHIVVWATVDKTKGRAAIKSFVVPRDAPGLSVARLEHKLGVKASDTAVLLFQDCRIPKDNLLGTPEVNVEKGFAGVMQTFDNTRPIVAGMAVGLGRAALEELRSILTDAGVEISYDTPAYNQHAAAAEFLQLEADWEAAYLLALRATWMADNKKPNSLEASMSKAKAGRTGTAITLKAVELAGTLGYSERPLLEKWARDSKILDIFEGTQQIQQLIVARRLLGKSSAELK from the coding sequence ATGATCAACCTCGAACTTCCCAAGAAGCTCAAAGCCTCCGCGAACCAGGCTCACCAGGTCGCGGCAGAAATCTTCCGGCCGATCTCCCGCAAATACGATCTCGCCGAGCACGCCTACCCCAAGGAACTCGACACCATGGCCGCCATGGTGGAGGGGCTCAACGACTCCGGCAAGGGTGCGGCGGGCGCCGCCCTCGGACGCGGCGACGAGCCGAAGGTCATCGGAAACGTCAACGGCGGCAACATGTCCTCCCTGATGAATGTCATCGAAACCTGCTGGGGCGACGTGGGCCTCACTCTGGCGATCCCCTACCAAGGCCTCGGCAACTCGGCCATCGCCGCGGTCGCGACCGACGAGCAGCTCGAACGCTTCGGCAAGGTGTGGGCGTCGATGGCCATCACCGAACCCGGCTTCGGTTCCGACTCCGCCGCCGTCACCACCACCGCGGTCCTCGACGGTGACGAGTACGTGCTCAACGGCGAGAAGATCTTCGTCACAGCCGGCGAGCGTTCTACCCATATCGTCGTGTGGGCCACCGTCGACAAGACAAAGGGCCGCGCCGCGATCAAGTCGTTCGTCGTCCCGCGGGACGCCCCGGGTCTGAGCGTCGCCCGCCTCGAGCACAAGCTGGGGGTGAAGGCGTCCGACACCGCGGTTCTGCTGTTCCAGGACTGCCGGATCCCCAAGGACAATCTGCTCGGCACGCCGGAAGTCAACGTAGAGAAGGGCTTTGCCGGCGTCATGCAGACGTTCGACAACACCCGTCCGATCGTCGCCGGCATGGCGGTCGGCCTCGGCCGCGCCGCGCTCGAGGAACTGCGCAGCATCCTCACCGACGCCGGTGTCGAGATCTCCTACGACACTCCCGCGTACAACCAGCACGCCGCGGCCGCCGAGTTCCTGCAACTGGAGGCCGATTGGGAGGCGGCCTACCTGCTCGCGCTGCGCGCGACGTGGATGGCGGACAACAAGAAGCCGAATTCGCTCGAAGCGTCCATGTCGAAGGCGAAAGCCGGCCGGACCGGCACCGCCATCACCCTCAAGGCCGTCGAACTCGCCGGCACGTTGGGGTACTCGGAGCGCCCGCTGCTGGAGAAGTGGGCACGTGACTCGAAGATCCTCGACATCTTCGAGGGCACGCAGCAGATCCAGCAGCTGATCGTCGCTCGCCGTCTACTCGGAAAGTCGTCGGCAGAGCTGAAGTAA
- the hisN gene encoding histidinol-phosphatase, giving the protein MTDLRADLQLALRIADEADAITRARFGALDLSVDDKPDLTPVTDADLAVERAVRARLEVERPADAVLGEEFGGDAQFAGRQWVVDPIDGTKNFVRGVPIWATLIALLEDGVPVVGVVSAPALARRWWASAGSGAWSTFDGSEPARLSVSAVDRLGSASLTFSSLSGWKELGIREQFLTLTDDVWRVRGFGDFFSYCLLAEGAVDIAAEPEVSLWDLAPLDVLVREAGGRFTNLVGDDGPHGGSALATNTLLHDEALSRLRSNRPGA; this is encoded by the coding sequence GTGACCGACCTCCGCGCCGACCTGCAGCTCGCCCTCCGAATCGCCGACGAGGCGGACGCGATCACCAGGGCCCGGTTCGGGGCGCTCGACCTGTCGGTCGACGACAAGCCCGACCTGACGCCGGTCACGGACGCCGATCTGGCCGTGGAACGGGCGGTCCGGGCAAGGCTGGAAGTCGAGCGACCCGCGGATGCGGTGCTGGGTGAGGAGTTCGGCGGCGACGCGCAGTTCGCAGGACGGCAGTGGGTGGTCGATCCGATCGACGGCACCAAGAACTTCGTCCGGGGCGTCCCCATCTGGGCCACCCTGATCGCGCTGCTCGAGGACGGAGTTCCCGTCGTCGGGGTCGTGAGCGCTCCGGCGCTCGCGCGCCGCTGGTGGGCCTCGGCGGGGTCGGGCGCCTGGTCGACGTTCGACGGGTCCGAGCCGGCTCGCCTCTCCGTGTCGGCCGTCGACCGACTCGGTTCGGCCAGTCTCACCTTCTCGAGCCTGTCGGGCTGGAAGGAGCTCGGCATCCGCGAACAGTTCCTCACCCTGACCGACGACGTGTGGCGGGTCCGGGGCTTCGGTGACTTCTTCTCTTACTGCCTGCTCGCGGAGGGCGCCGTAGACATCGCCGCCGAGCCCGAGGTGTCGCTGTGGGACCTCGCGCCCCTCGACGTGCTGGTTCGCGAGGCAGGCGGCCGCTTCACCAACCTCGTCGGCGACGACGGCCCGCACGGCGGCAGCGCACTGGCCACCAACACGCTGCTTCACGACGAGGCGCTGTCCCGCCTGCGATCGAACCGACCCGGGGCCTAA
- a CDS encoding mechanosensitive ion channel family protein, which translates to METTAAMFAPTRNLLDWLSSTGLAVSLTVLGAVLMARLVNWGGSKITDRIDNNYKQGDALVRSEATKHRHSVAQVITWVIITIIYVIATMKVLDQLNLPIGSLVAPATVLGAALGFGAQRVVQDILAGFFIITERQYGFGDTVQLAVTGSSEDAEGVIEDVTLRVTRMRNSDGEVITVPNGQIVKAVNLSKDWARAVIDVPVPASSDINRVNEVLHQVGVEAFADRGLKKLLLDEPTVMGVESLTVDEVSVRVVARTLPGKQFQVGRALRVRIATAMRRQGITVEPDLQTVRAAEGEG; encoded by the coding sequence ATGGAGACGACGGCAGCCATGTTCGCGCCCACCCGGAACTTGCTCGACTGGCTCTCGTCGACGGGGCTGGCGGTCTCGCTCACCGTGCTCGGGGCCGTCCTCATGGCGAGACTCGTCAACTGGGGCGGCAGCAAGATCACCGACCGGATCGACAACAATTACAAGCAGGGTGACGCCCTCGTCCGTTCCGAGGCCACCAAGCACCGGCACTCGGTGGCGCAGGTCATCACCTGGGTGATCATCACGATCATCTACGTCATCGCGACGATGAAGGTGCTCGACCAGCTGAATCTGCCGATCGGCAGTCTCGTCGCCCCGGCCACCGTGCTCGGTGCGGCGCTCGGTTTCGGTGCGCAGCGCGTCGTCCAGGACATCCTGGCCGGATTCTTCATCATCACCGAGCGGCAGTACGGGTTCGGCGACACGGTGCAGTTGGCGGTCACGGGGTCGTCGGAGGACGCGGAGGGCGTGATCGAGGACGTCACGCTCCGGGTCACGCGGATGCGGAATTCGGACGGTGAGGTCATCACCGTCCCCAACGGGCAAATCGTCAAGGCCGTCAACCTTTCCAAGGACTGGGCGCGGGCCGTGATCGACGTCCCCGTTCCCGCGTCGTCCGACATCAACCGGGTCAACGAGGTGCTCCACCAGGTCGGTGTCGAGGCCTTCGCGGATCGCGGGCTGAAGAAACTACTGCTCGACGAGCCGACGGTGATGGGAGTGGAGAGTCTGACTGTCGACGAGGTCAGCGTTCGCGTCGTGGCGCGGACCCTGCCGGGTAAGCAGTTCCAGGTCGGACGCGCCCTCCGGGTGCGCATCGCCACCGCGATGAGGCGGCAGGGAATCACCGTCGAGCCGGACCTCCAGACGGTGCGGGCAGCGGAGGGTGAGGGATGA
- the ftsE gene encoding cell division ATP-binding protein FtsE gives MISVENVSKSYKTSTRPALDKVSVDVDKGEFVFLIGPSGSGKSTFMRLLLKEESPTSGDIHIADFHVNKLSARRVPKLRQSMGVVFQDFRLLQKKTVSENVAFALEVIGKPRAMISRTVPEVLEMVGLSGKADRLPTELSGGEQQRVAIARAFVNRPLVLLCDEPTGNLDPETSQDIMLLLERINRTGTTVVMATHDHHIVDSMRRRVVELDLGRVVRDEARGVYGVGR, from the coding sequence GTGATCAGCGTCGAGAATGTGTCGAAGTCGTACAAGACGTCCACGAGGCCCGCCTTGGACAAGGTGAGCGTCGACGTGGACAAGGGCGAGTTCGTCTTCCTCATCGGCCCGTCGGGCTCGGGAAAGTCGACATTCATGCGCCTGCTCCTCAAGGAGGAGTCGCCGACGTCGGGTGACATTCACATCGCGGATTTCCACGTCAACAAGCTGTCCGCCCGGCGGGTGCCGAAGCTGCGGCAGAGCATGGGCGTCGTCTTCCAGGACTTCCGGCTCCTGCAGAAGAAGACCGTGTCCGAGAACGTCGCGTTCGCGCTCGAGGTGATCGGGAAGCCGCGCGCGATGATCTCCCGGACCGTCCCGGAGGTGCTCGAGATGGTCGGGCTGTCGGGCAAGGCCGATCGTCTCCCCACCGAACTGTCGGGCGGCGAACAGCAGCGTGTCGCCATCGCGCGGGCGTTCGTGAACCGGCCGCTCGTGTTGCTGTGCGACGAGCCCACCGGCAACCTCGACCCGGAGACGAGCCAGGACATCATGCTGCTGCTCGAACGGATCAACCGCACCGGGACGACGGTGGTGATGGCGACCCACGATCACCACATCGTCGACTCGATGCGCCGCCGCGTGGTGGAACTGGACCTCGGCAGAGTGGTGCGCGACGAGGCTCGGGGTGTGTACGGCGTGGGGCGTTAG
- a CDS encoding acyl-CoA synthetase, with protein sequence MPAQHILTKITDTVGAVRVMNRAGLVPFPRVDQGIRSILAVRKYGPFAGPVHANAEAGLDAVALIDERGSLTYADIEEQSNALVRAWQSDGIAPGSVMGCMCRNHRGLVLTMLAAAKNGTKLVLMNTGFARPQLVDVAARERVQAFVYDDEFHAVAEALPDEVIVYRSWAEDDSTSQVRSLDDVMQGRDRSSLPAPSTLGGFVLLTSGTTGTPKGAPRGHTSPLASAQFLDRVPLRRGQTMMMAAPAFHGTGVSQFALALALGQTVVMHRKFDPENTIRLVEKHRCDTLVVVPTMLQRIIDLGPETLAAYDTSSLKIIFAAGSALSPDLCKRTTAAFGEVLHNLYGSTEVAVATVATPADLALAPGTAGRAPVTCHVELYDESGRRITEPETVGRIFVSSGLSFSGYTDGRDKERINGLLSTGDVGHFDRNGLLFVDGRDDDMIVSGGENVYPLEVENLLADRDDVIEAAVIGVEDAEFGHRLRAFVVPGPGATKDAEEMKAHVKANLARYKVPREIIFIEELPRNATGKLLRRVLIEMDVTES encoded by the coding sequence ATGCCAGCTCAGCACATCCTCACCAAGATCACGGACACCGTGGGAGCTGTGCGGGTGATGAACCGCGCAGGCCTCGTCCCCTTTCCCCGTGTGGACCAGGGAATCCGATCCATTCTGGCCGTGCGGAAGTACGGTCCGTTCGCGGGTCCCGTCCACGCGAACGCCGAGGCGGGCCTCGATGCGGTGGCCCTGATCGACGAGCGCGGTTCACTCACCTACGCCGACATCGAGGAACAGTCCAACGCCCTGGTGCGGGCGTGGCAGTCCGACGGCATCGCTCCCGGCTCCGTTATGGGATGTATGTGCCGCAATCATCGCGGTCTGGTGCTCACAATGCTCGCCGCCGCCAAGAACGGCACCAAGCTGGTGCTCATGAACACCGGGTTCGCCCGGCCCCAACTCGTCGACGTCGCGGCGCGCGAGCGAGTGCAGGCCTTCGTGTACGACGACGAATTCCACGCCGTCGCCGAGGCTCTCCCGGACGAGGTGATCGTCTATCGTTCATGGGCCGAGGACGATTCGACGTCGCAGGTCCGCTCGCTCGACGACGTGATGCAGGGCCGAGACCGCAGTTCGCTGCCCGCTCCGTCCACCCTGGGCGGGTTCGTCCTCCTCACCAGTGGCACCACGGGCACACCGAAAGGCGCTCCCCGCGGACACACGTCGCCGCTCGCGTCGGCACAGTTCCTCGACCGCGTGCCGCTCCGGCGCGGACAGACGATGATGATGGCGGCCCCAGCGTTCCACGGGACGGGGGTGTCGCAGTTCGCACTCGCTCTGGCGCTGGGCCAGACGGTGGTGATGCATCGTAAGTTCGATCCGGAGAACACAATTCGCCTCGTCGAGAAACATCGCTGCGACACACTGGTCGTCGTCCCCACGATGCTGCAACGCATCATCGACCTCGGACCGGAGACCCTGGCCGCGTACGACACGTCGAGCCTGAAGATCATCTTCGCCGCCGGGTCGGCGCTCTCCCCCGACCTCTGCAAACGCACCACCGCCGCATTCGGCGAGGTGCTCCACAACCTCTACGGCTCCACGGAGGTGGCCGTCGCCACGGTCGCGACACCCGCCGACCTCGCGCTGGCACCGGGCACCGCTGGGCGGGCTCCCGTCACCTGCCACGTGGAGCTCTACGACGAGTCGGGTCGACGGATCACCGAACCCGAGACGGTCGGACGCATCTTCGTGTCGAGCGGTCTCAGTTTCTCCGGGTACACCGACGGCCGCGACAAAGAGCGCATCAACGGCCTCCTGTCCACCGGCGACGTCGGACATTTCGACCGCAACGGCCTGCTGTTCGTCGACGGCCGAGACGACGACATGATCGTCTCCGGTGGCGAGAACGTCTATCCACTCGAGGTCGAGAACCTGCTCGCCGACCGTGACGACGTCATCGAGGCTGCCGTCATCGGTGTCGAGGACGCCGAATTCGGCCATCGCCTCAGAGCTTTCGTCGTGCCCGGTCCGGGAGCCACCAAGGATGCCGAGGAGATGAAGGCTCACGTCAAGGCAAACCTTGCGCGCTACAAGGTGCCCCGCGAGATCATCTTCATCGAGGAACTCCCCCGCAACGCCACCGGCAAGTTGCTTCGTCGGGTGCTGATCGAGATGGACGTCACGGAGAGCTGA
- a CDS encoding carbonic anhydrase, whose product MTVTDQYLKNNEAYAAGFTGPLPLPPSKHVAVLACMDARLDVYRILGIEEGESHVIRNAGGVVTDDEIRSLAISQRLLGTTEIILIHHTDCGMLTFTDDDFKKSIQDEVGIKPAWSAEAFPDLDEDVRQSLRRIEASPFITATTSLRGFVFDVATGKLAEVKID is encoded by the coding sequence ATGACCGTGACCGACCAGTACCTGAAGAACAACGAGGCCTACGCGGCCGGATTCACCGGGCCGCTCCCCCTCCCGCCCAGCAAGCACGTCGCGGTCCTCGCCTGCATGGACGCGCGGCTGGACGTCTACCGGATCCTCGGCATCGAGGAGGGCGAGTCGCACGTCATCCGCAACGCCGGCGGGGTGGTGACGGACGACGAGATCCGATCCCTCGCGATCAGCCAGCGGCTGCTCGGCACCACCGAGATCATCCTGATCCACCACACGGACTGCGGAATGCTCACGTTCACCGACGACGACTTCAAGAAGTCCATCCAGGACGAGGTCGGGATCAAGCCGGCCTGGTCGGCGGAGGCGTTTCCCGACCTCGACGAGGACGTCCGGCAGTCGCTGCGCCGGATCGAGGCCAGCCCGTTCATCACGGCGACCACGTCTCTGCGCGGGTTCGTCTTCGACGTCGCCACCGGCAAGCTCGCCGAAGTGAAGATCGACTGA
- the prfB gene encoding peptide chain release factor 2 → MHPDVSADLSELDTTLRTVESVLDVEELRRRIDELEHQAADPELWNDQEHAQQVTSQLSHSQAELRRVEELRSRLDDMPVLYELAEDEGADAIADADAERHSLREDIAAMEVKTMLSGEYDERDALVNIRSGAGGVDAADWAEMLMRMYIRWAEKHGYGVEVYDTSYAEEAGIKSATFAVKAPYSYGTLSVEMGTHRLVRISPFDNQGRRQTSFAEVEVLPVVETTDHIDVNENDVRVDVYRSSGPGGQSVNTTDSAVRLTHIPTGIVVTCQNEKSQLQNKVSAMRVLQAKLLEVKRKEERAEMDALKGDGGSSWGNQMRSYVLHPYQMVKDLRTEYEVNNPSAVLDGDIDGFLESGIRWRMRENQAS, encoded by the coding sequence GTGCATCCCGACGTATCCGCAGACCTCAGCGAGCTCGACACCACCCTTCGTACCGTCGAATCGGTGCTGGACGTGGAGGAGTTGCGCCGCCGCATCGACGAGCTCGAACACCAGGCCGCCGATCCCGAGCTGTGGAACGACCAGGAGCACGCGCAGCAGGTCACCAGCCAGCTGTCGCACTCCCAGGCCGAACTGCGCCGCGTCGAGGAGTTGCGCTCCCGGCTCGACGACATGCCGGTGCTGTACGAACTCGCGGAGGACGAGGGCGCCGACGCGATAGCCGACGCCGACGCCGAACGGCACAGCCTGCGGGAAGACATCGCCGCGATGGAAGTCAAGACCATGCTGTCCGGCGAGTACGACGAACGTGACGCGCTGGTCAACATCCGCTCCGGCGCCGGTGGTGTCGACGCCGCCGACTGGGCGGAGATGCTGATGCGGATGTACATCCGCTGGGCGGAGAAGCACGGCTACGGCGTCGAGGTATACGACACGTCGTATGCGGAAGAAGCCGGCATCAAGAGCGCGACGTTCGCGGTCAAGGCGCCGTACAGCTACGGAACCCTGTCCGTCGAGATGGGCACCCACCGGCTGGTCCGGATCAGCCCCTTCGACAACCAGGGACGCCGCCAGACGTCGTTCGCCGAGGTCGAGGTCCTGCCCGTCGTCGAGACCACCGACCACATCGACGTCAACGAGAACGACGTCCGCGTCGACGTGTACCGCTCGTCCGGTCCCGGTGGTCAGTCCGTCAACACCACCGACTCCGCGGTCCGGTTGACGCACATCCCGACCGGCATCGTCGTGACCTGCCAGAACGAGAAGTCGCAGCTGCAGAACAAGGTGTCGGCGATGCGCGTCCTGCAGGCCAAGCTGCTCGAGGTCAAACGCAAGGAGGAGCGCGCCGAGATGGATGCGCTCAAAGGCGACGGCGGCAGTTCCTGGGGCAACCAGATGCGGTCGTACGTGCTGCACCCGTACCAGATGGTCAAGGATCTGCGCACCGAGTACGAGGTCAACAATCCGTCCGCCGTTCTCGACGGCGACATCGACGGATTCCTCGAGTCCGGCATCCGGTGGCGGATGCGCGAGAATCAGGCATCCTGA
- a CDS encoding acyl-CoA dehydrogenase family protein translates to MIMSKQDTVAPHDSAKRKPRDTSAVGLNPVKRDAMGAAMRVLTKITGSDLAEKYNLRQTIDRVTYEGTKTGFKTLGAATRGFQKVSGGGAPKRLPDNPTAKAGYFDLTPSDEQQMIVETVREFAAEILRPAGHDADAAAAAPADLVKRAAELGITLINVPEELDGAASERGAVTNSLVAEALAHGDMGLALPILAPSGVAVALTQWGTDAQQKTYLPAFTGEQVPNAAVVVNEPRALFDPFALQTKAVRSPSGYKLNGVKSLVPAAASSELFVVAAELDGKPSFFIVEADTKGLVVEADPSMGLRAAGLGRLNLTDVAVPESGLLGDADADLRAAEYADAIRLARLGWASLAVGTGQAVLDYVIPYVNERVAFGEPISNRQAVAFMVANIGIELDGLRLVTLRGASRAEQGLSFARESALARKLASEKGMQIGLDGVQLLGGHGYTKEHPVERWYRDLRAIGVAEGIVLI, encoded by the coding sequence GTGATCATGAGCAAGCAAGACACAGTTGCCCCCCACGACAGTGCGAAGCGGAAGCCCCGCGACACGTCCGCCGTCGGCCTGAATCCGGTCAAGCGCGATGCCATGGGTGCCGCGATGCGTGTGCTGACCAAGATCACCGGTTCCGATCTGGCCGAGAAGTACAACCTGCGCCAGACGATCGACCGTGTGACCTACGAAGGAACCAAGACCGGATTCAAGACCCTCGGCGCCGCGACCCGCGGTTTCCAGAAGGTGTCCGGCGGCGGCGCGCCGAAACGCCTCCCCGACAACCCGACCGCGAAGGCCGGCTATTTCGACCTCACCCCGAGCGACGAGCAGCAGATGATCGTCGAGACCGTGCGGGAGTTCGCGGCCGAGATCCTGCGGCCCGCGGGCCACGACGCGGATGCTGCCGCTGCCGCCCCGGCGGATCTCGTGAAACGCGCCGCCGAACTCGGCATCACCCTGATCAACGTCCCGGAGGAACTCGACGGGGCCGCCAGTGAACGCGGTGCCGTCACCAACTCTCTGGTCGCCGAGGCCCTCGCGCACGGCGACATGGGACTCGCGCTGCCGATCCTCGCGCCGAGCGGCGTCGCCGTCGCCCTCACCCAGTGGGGTACCGACGCCCAGCAGAAGACCTACCTTCCCGCGTTCACCGGCGAACAGGTTCCGAACGCGGCGGTCGTCGTCAACGAGCCCCGCGCACTGTTCGACCCCTTCGCGTTGCAGACCAAGGCGGTTCGCTCCCCCAGCGGCTACAAGCTCAACGGCGTCAAGAGCCTCGTGCCGGCCGCCGCGTCGTCCGAGCTGTTCGTCGTGGCCGCCGAACTCGACGGCAAGCCCTCCTTCTTCATCGTCGAGGCCGACACCAAGGGACTCGTCGTCGAGGCCGACCCGAGCATGGGTCTGCGCGCCGCGGGCCTCGGCCGGCTCAACCTCACCGACGTCGCGGTGCCCGAGTCGGGTCTGCTCGGCGATGCCGACGCCGATCTGCGGGCGGCCGAATACGCCGACGCGATCCGGCTGGCCCGCCTCGGCTGGGCCTCGCTCGCGGTCGGCACCGGGCAGGCCGTACTCGACTACGTCATCCCATACGTCAACGAGCGGGTCGCGTTCGGCGAACCGATCAGCAACCGTCAGGCAGTCGCCTTCATGGTCGCGAACATCGGCATCGAACTCGACGGCCTGCGTCTGGTGACGTTGCGCGGCGCCTCCCGCGCCGAGCAGGGGCTCTCCTTCGCCCGCGAATCGGCGCTCGCCCGAAAGCTGGCTTCCGAGAAGGGCATGCAGATCGGCCTCGACGGCGTCCAGCTGCTCGGCGGCCACGGTTACACCAAGGAACATCCCGTGGAGCGCTGGTACCGCGATCTGCGCGCCATCGGCGTCGCCGAGGGCATCGTCCTGATCTGA
- the ftsX gene encoding permease-like cell division protein FtsX, producing the protein MRASFIFSEVLTGLRRNVTMTIAMILTTAISLGLFGSGLLVVQMAGKTQQIFLDRVEVQIFLTDDISTSDPGCEGEICSVLRKELEETPSVVSVEYLNRDDAVKDATERVFKDQPELAALVSPDSFPASFKVKLSDPERFGVINENFGTRPGVESVLNQRELVERLFSVLNGVRNAAFAIAIVQAVAAILLIANMVQIAAFTRRTEVGIMRLVGATRWYTQLPFLLEAVVAALVGAVLAIVGLFTAKNMFIDDVLSDVYDANIVARISNSDVLFVSPVLVLVGVGMAAVTAYVTLRLYVRE; encoded by the coding sequence ATGCGTGCCAGTTTCATTTTCAGTGAGGTCCTGACGGGCCTCCGTCGCAACGTCACCATGACCATCGCGATGATCCTCACCACCGCGATCTCCCTGGGCCTGTTCGGCAGCGGACTGCTGGTGGTGCAGATGGCCGGCAAGACGCAGCAGATCTTCCTGGACCGTGTCGAGGTGCAGATCTTCCTCACCGACGACATCTCCACGTCCGACCCCGGCTGCGAGGGGGAGATCTGCAGTGTGCTCCGCAAGGAACTGGAGGAGACGCCGTCCGTGGTGTCGGTGGAGTACCTGAACCGGGACGACGCCGTGAAGGACGCGACGGAGCGGGTGTTCAAGGATCAGCCGGAGCTCGCCGCGCTCGTCAGCCCCGACAGTTTCCCGGCATCGTTCAAGGTGAAGCTCAGCGATCCGGAGCGCTTCGGGGTGATCAACGAGAATTTCGGTACCCGCCCGGGTGTCGAGAGTGTCCTCAACCAGCGTGAGCTGGTCGAACGGCTCTTCAGTGTGCTCAACGGGGTGCGCAACGCCGCGTTCGCGATCGCGATCGTGCAGGCCGTGGCCGCAATTCTCCTGATCGCGAACATGGTTCAGATCGCGGCCTTCACCCGGCGCACCGAAGTGGGCATCATGAGGTTGGTCGGTGCCACCCGCTGGTACACGCAGTTGCCGTTCCTGCTGGAGGCGGTGGTCGCCGCCCTCGTGGGTGCTGTGCTCGCCATCGTCGGTCTGTTCACCGCGAAGAACATGTTCATCGACGACGTGCTGTCGGACGTCTACGACGCCAACATCGTCGCCCGGATCTCCAACAGTGACGTGCTCTTCGTCTCACCGGTTCTGGTGCTCGTGGGTGTCGGAATGGCGGCCGTCACGGCCTACGTGACCCTGCGCCTGTACGTCCGCGAATAA
- a CDS encoding transglycosylase family protein, whose protein sequence is MTNHSISKRALGWIAVTGAVVAVPLGLSTGTASAASHNWDGVAQCESGGNWGINTGNGYYGGLQFSQSTWEANGGSGSASSASKAEQVRVAENVLATQGQGAWPVCGQYLTTGGSGVTEAPAPAPEPAPAPAPAPSAPAQVQVPAPAQPGAQQALDAARQLAEQNGVGQQFQQLVDTNPQLVGALR, encoded by the coding sequence ATGACCAATCACAGCATCAGCAAGCGTGCCCTCGGCTGGATCGCCGTCACCGGCGCCGTCGTCGCCGTCCCGCTCGGCCTGAGCACCGGCACCGCCTCCGCCGCCTCCCACAACTGGGACGGCGTCGCACAGTGCGAGAGCGGCGGCAACTGGGGAATCAACACCGGAAACGGCTACTACGGCGGCCTGCAGTTCTCGCAGAGCACCTGGGAGGCCAACGGCGGCAGCGGATCGGCGTCGAGCGCCAGCAAGGCCGAGCAGGTCCGCGTCGCCGAGAACGTGCTCGCAACCCAGGGCCAGGGTGCCTGGCCGGTGTGCGGTCAGTACCTGACCACCGGCGGCAGCGGCGTCACCGAGGCTCCCGCGCCCGCACCGGAGCCCGCCCCGGCCCCGGCTCCGGCCCCCTCGGCTCCGGCCCAGGTCCAGGTTCCCGCCCCCGCCCAGCCCGGCGCGCAGCAGGCACTCGACGCCGCTCGTCAGCTTGCCGAGCAGAACGGCGTCGGACAGCAGTTCCAGCAGCTGGTGGACACCAACCCGCAGTTGGTCGGCGCACTGCGCTGA